From one [Ruminococcus] lactaris ATCC 29176 genomic stretch:
- a CDS encoding MATE family efflux transporter, which produces MEKNLTSSSVLRTIIYFALPYLLSYFLQTLYGMADLFIVGQFYGVDSITAVANGSQVMHMLTVIIVGLAMGTTVAIGRAVGGRRLEDAAHAIGNTITLFMIVAVVFTAGLLCFVRPIVLLIGTPEEAIAGSIRYLTICFIGIPFITAYNIMSSIFRGMGDSKSPMYFIGIACMGNIVLDYFFIGAMQLGPAGAALGTTLSQTFSVIIALISMMKRKTGIHLKKTDFRPNKKVMWQILRVGFPVAIQDGCIQIAFIIITVIANHRGLNDAAAVGIVEKMISAIFIIPSSMLATVSALSAQNIGAGRHDRASQTLKYATIITTGYGLIMTVLIELTGKNPVGLFTNDTVVVLLGTQYLSGYIIDSIFAGVHFSFSGYFAAYEKSYIGFIHNIIAIVLVRVPGSYLASKMFPDTLFPMGLAAPAGSLLSVLICIGAYLWMKKKGTYGEQKISSDKM; this is translated from the coding sequence AAACGTTATATGGAATGGCCGATCTTTTTATTGTCGGACAGTTTTATGGAGTAGACAGTATCACAGCAGTCGCAAATGGCAGTCAGGTTATGCATATGCTGACTGTGATTATTGTCGGTCTTGCCATGGGGACAACGGTGGCGATCGGTCGTGCAGTGGGTGGAAGAAGACTGGAAGATGCTGCCCATGCGATCGGGAATACGATCACTTTATTTATGATCGTTGCAGTGGTCTTTACAGCCGGGCTTTTATGCTTTGTCCGTCCGATCGTTCTTTTAATCGGAACACCGGAAGAGGCTATAGCGGGAAGTATCCGGTATCTGACGATCTGCTTTATCGGTATTCCATTTATTACAGCGTACAATATTATGAGTTCTATTTTCCGGGGAATGGGAGATTCCAAAAGCCCGATGTATTTTATCGGGATTGCCTGTATGGGAAATATTGTACTTGATTATTTCTTTATCGGTGCAATGCAGCTCGGACCGGCGGGAGCTGCACTGGGGACAACGCTGTCCCAGACATTCAGTGTGATCATTGCCCTGATCTCAATGATGAAAAGAAAGACCGGGATTCATCTGAAAAAAACTGATTTCCGTCCGAATAAAAAAGTAATGTGGCAGATCTTGCGGGTAGGATTCCCGGTTGCAATCCAGGACGGCTGTATCCAGATTGCTTTTATCATCATTACAGTCATTGCAAACCACAGAGGTCTGAATGATGCAGCAGCAGTTGGAATCGTTGAAAAAATGATCAGTGCGATCTTTATCATTCCTTCGTCCATGCTGGCAACTGTCTCCGCACTTTCTGCACAGAATATCGGGGCAGGAAGGCATGACCGGGCATCACAGACCCTGAAATATGCGACGATCATTACTACAGGTTATGGCCTGATCATGACAGTACTGATCGAATTGACCGGGAAGAATCCGGTTGGATTATTTACTAACGATACGGTTGTCGTTTTACTTGGAACGCAGTATTTGAGCGGATATATTATTGACAGTATCTTTGCCGGTGTACATTTCAGCTTCAGTGGTTATTTTGCAGCATATGAAAAATCCTATATTGGATTTATCCATAATATCATTGCCATTGTGCTTGTACGTGTACCCGGCTCTTATCTGGCGTCAAAAATGTTCCCGGATACATTGTTTCCGATGGGACTTGCAGCACCTGCAGGCTCACTGCTGTCTGTACTGATCTGTATCGGAGCCTATCTGTGGATGAAGAAAAAAGGAACTTACGGAGAGCAGAAAATTAGTTCGGATAAAATGTAA
- a CDS encoding acyl-CoA dehydratase activase, which produces MIHYVCKYTPVELFRGFGEECAVLEEMPENFEQSDQIAHANLCGFGKSVIQAVLEGKADQLVLVNCCDSMRRVYDIVKNTGKCNFLYMLDLPHEDNECEKVKFAGSIQRLKEAYEKYSGKKFDRTLFLKAFAKTSASRTSYIGVLGVRVSGILEKMIRDNLHMDVRNLTCTGGRNLAVLPEEMQEMEEDRLLLAYADALLGQMPCFRMNNNTRRNQLYLDPDLKGIIYHTIKFCDYYGFEYASIKKNIQVPLLKIETDFTSQSAGQLSTRIQAFSETIEGSEDMNPEKEISREEREKMESGVYYVAGIDSGSTSTDVVILDQDGKIKSTMIIPTGGGAMMSAEKSLDQAIEKAGIKKEDLVRIVTTGYGRAYIDSGDDSITEITCHAKGANYLNPDVRTVIDIGGQDIKAISIDEHGAVKNFLMNDKCAAGTGRFLEMMARTLGLSLEEMSVKGLDWKENVVISSMCTVFAESEVVSLVAQNKEVSDIIHGLNVSVASKVGALAARLGKNNPGEYMMTGGVAKNQGIIQALEEKLGAKLYICDEAQLCGALGAAIFAYEKCKVQKI; this is translated from the coding sequence ATGATACATTATGTTTGTAAATATACCCCGGTAGAACTGTTCCGGGGATTCGGTGAGGAATGTGCGGTTCTGGAGGAAATGCCGGAAAATTTTGAACAGTCTGATCAGATTGCACATGCAAATTTATGCGGTTTTGGAAAATCAGTGATCCAGGCAGTCCTGGAGGGGAAAGCCGATCAGCTTGTACTTGTAAACTGCTGTGATTCCATGCGTCGCGTGTACGATATTGTAAAAAATACCGGAAAATGTAACTTCTTATATATGCTGGATCTTCCTCATGAAGATAATGAATGTGAAAAAGTTAAATTTGCCGGTTCGATCCAACGTCTGAAAGAGGCATATGAAAAATACTCCGGGAAAAAATTTGACCGGACACTTTTCCTGAAGGCTTTCGCAAAGACATCTGCGAGCAGAACTTCTTATATTGGTGTACTTGGAGTGCGTGTCAGTGGAATCCTTGAAAAAATGATCCGGGACAATCTTCATATGGATGTAAGAAATCTGACCTGTACCGGTGGGCGAAACCTGGCAGTTCTTCCTGAAGAAATGCAGGAAATGGAAGAAGACAGGCTGTTGCTTGCATATGCAGATGCACTGCTTGGACAGATGCCATGCTTTCGGATGAATAACAATACAAGAAGAAACCAGCTTTATTTAGACCCGGATTTAAAAGGAATTATTTACCATACGATCAAGTTCTGTGATTATTATGGATTTGAATACGCAAGTATTAAAAAGAACATCCAGGTGCCACTCCTTAAGATCGAGACAGATTTTACAAGTCAGAGTGCCGGACAGCTTTCAACCAGAATCCAGGCATTTTCAGAAACGATCGAAGGGTCAGAAGATATGAATCCTGAAAAGGAAATCAGCAGGGAGGAAAGAGAAAAAATGGAATCAGGAGTTTACTATGTAGCCGGAATCGACAGTGGTTCTACCAGTACAGACGTTGTTATTCTGGATCAGGACGGGAAAATCAAATCCACTATGATCATTCCTACAGGTGGCGGAGCAATGATGAGTGCAGAGAAGAGTCTGGATCAGGCAATAGAAAAAGCCGGTATCAAAAAAGAGGATCTCGTGCGGATCGTTACCACCGGTTACGGTCGTGCCTATATAGACAGCGGGGATGACAGCATTACTGAGATCACCTGTCATGCAAAAGGAGCAAATTATCTTAATCCGGATGTACGGACGGTGATCGATATCGGAGGACAGGATATCAAAGCAATCAGTATTGATGAACATGGTGCAGTTAAAAATTTCCTGATGAATGATAAATGTGCTGCCGGAACAGGACGTTTCCTTGAGATGATGGCAAGGACACTCGGACTTTCTTTGGAAGAAATGAGCGTAAAAGGATTGGATTGGAAAGAAAATGTAGTTATCTCAAGTATGTGTACAGTTTTTGCAGAATCAGAGGTTGTATCCCTGGTTGCCCAGAATAAAGAGGTGTCAGATATTATTCACGGACTGAATGTATCTGTCGCATCCAAAGTAGGGGCACTTGCCGCAAGGCTTGGAAAAAATAATCCGGGTGAATATATGATGACCGGTGGTGTCGCCAAAAATCAGGGAATCATCCAGGCACTGGAAGAAAAGCTCGGAGCGAAGCTCTATATCTGTGATGAGGCACAGCTTTGTGGGGCTCTGGGTGCAGCAATTTTTGCTTATGAAAAATGTAAAGTACAAAAGATATAA
- a CDS encoding 2-hydroxyacyl-CoA dehydratase subunit D, which yields MNLINQFGRTVSSESLKDPEKARRLLLMGYRLQEKRLKFFPDKNLPDSAHYVARIVMKNIIHALARPENAAMVSIFVPGELLTAAGLTPYSVEALSCFLAGTKCEQAFLRKTEEEGFPETMCSYHRVFLGAALTGILPKPKCTVYTNLACDGNMMTFPYLKQTYELPGFYIDVPYEKNQDSVRYVAGQLRELKRFLEEVTGKKIPEEAVQKAVSNSRKAAVNYQRQLALRKDHDPVSSMTNELYAIFMCHLLAGSEASVKYTELLLEDVKKAPKGAGLHVLWMHIMPFLQEPVMEVFNYSDTIHISACDFVADGFQMMDASDPYEAMAAKMVNCIYNGAVDKRIEMAERLAKITNADGGILFAHWGCKGTIGASGLIKSSLEAAGLPTMILDGDGCNPANTSDGQVSTRLQAFVEMLEENREGKSHDTLCL from the coding sequence ATGAATCTGATCAATCAGTTTGGAAGGACGGTGAGCAGTGAATCTTTAAAAGATCCTGAAAAAGCCCGCCGTCTTCTTCTTATGGGATACAGGCTTCAGGAGAAACGGCTGAAGTTTTTCCCAGATAAAAATCTTCCCGATTCTGCACATTATGTGGCACGAATCGTTATGAAAAATATTATTCATGCACTTGCCCGACCGGAAAATGCAGCTATGGTCAGCATTTTTGTTCCGGGAGAACTGCTGACCGCAGCGGGGCTGACCCCTTATTCAGTGGAGGCGTTATCCTGCTTTCTTGCCGGTACAAAGTGTGAGCAGGCATTTCTCAGAAAGACAGAAGAAGAGGGATTCCCGGAAACGATGTGTTCCTATCATCGGGTATTTTTAGGAGCTGCTTTAACAGGAATTTTACCAAAACCGAAATGTACGGTGTATACCAATCTTGCCTGTGACGGCAATATGATGACCTTTCCTTATCTGAAGCAGACGTATGAACTGCCTGGATTTTATATTGATGTGCCATATGAGAAAAATCAGGATTCTGTCCGGTATGTTGCGGGACAGTTACGGGAACTGAAGCGATTCCTGGAAGAAGTGACAGGAAAAAAGATACCTGAAGAGGCAGTGCAGAAGGCAGTTTCAAATAGCCGGAAAGCAGCCGTCAATTATCAGAGGCAGCTTGCATTACGGAAAGATCATGATCCTGTTTCCTCCATGACGAATGAACTTTATGCGATCTTTATGTGTCATCTGCTGGCGGGATCAGAAGCGTCTGTCAAATATACGGAACTGTTACTGGAAGATGTAAAGAAAGCTCCGAAAGGGGCAGGACTTCATGTTCTGTGGATGCATATTATGCCATTTTTGCAGGAACCGGTAATGGAAGTTTTCAATTACAGTGATACAATCCACATCAGTGCCTGTGATTTTGTCGCAGACGGATTTCAGATGATGGATGCTTCAGATCCCTATGAGGCGATGGCAGCGAAAATGGTCAACTGTATTTATAACGGAGCGGTAGATAAGAGAATTGAAATGGCAGAACGTCTTGCCAAAATAACAAATGCAGATGGTGGAATCTTATTTGCCCACTGGGGATGCAAAGGAACGATCGGAGCCTCCGGTCTGATCAAAAGTTCACTGGAAGCAGCAGGACTTCCGACCATGATCCTGGATGGCGATGGATGTAATCCTGCCAATACAAGTGATGGACAGGTTTCTACAAGACTTCAGGCATTCGTGGAAATGCTGGAAGAGAACAGGGAGGGAAAATCGCATGATACATTATGTTTGTAA
- a CDS encoding Na/Pi cotransporter family protein — MNEKLQIAFGLLGGLAIFIYGMNMMSECLQKAAGEKMKSILALLTKNPLLGVLAGAVTTAVLQSSSATTVMAIGFVSAGLMSLPQAISIIFGANIGTTMTAQIIAFKISDYIYIIIFIGFIIAFVTKSEKIKSIGQTIFAFGLLFLGIETMGDVMKPLASSQVFTDLIGKVAHIPVLGVGVGTLMTLVVQSSSATIAVLQNFAAQPGADGMTSILGLAGAIPILLGDNIGTTITALLASIGQSKDAKRTAVAHCIFNISGCFLFIWFVKPFAALIQYISPKGPEIEVISRQIANAHTVFNITMTLIWVCLINVMVKIVMMLIPDGKSKEIDPARPLYLDEKIISQPIAALQLVAKEILHLSDMVKEAVKDTISIVKTEETSRMNALTEKGHQIQTLADRITEYLALLFSSGTMTEQQASQTASLMYVLSDVERIGTLSVEIAGCIQEKADHQYKYTEEAMDELQKSLKTLEKMFDDSMKALQNRDSVQVEKLIKRKDKIIDLDIKMRKAHIQRVNKGKCKSSMTAPFTNILHLIDRMGNSCVNLADVATNEISLEYFMVQH; from the coding sequence ATGAATGAAAAACTACAGATAGCATTCGGACTCCTGGGGGGTCTGGCAATCTTTATTTATGGAATGAATATGATGAGTGAATGCCTGCAGAAAGCTGCCGGCGAAAAAATGAAAAGCATTCTTGCACTTCTGACAAAGAATCCATTGCTCGGAGTACTTGCCGGAGCTGTTACGACTGCAGTACTGCAGAGCAGCAGTGCAACAACGGTGATGGCAATCGGATTTGTGAGTGCCGGACTGATGAGCCTGCCGCAGGCAATTTCGATTATTTTTGGTGCAAATATCGGAACTACGATGACGGCACAGATCATTGCTTTTAAGATCAGTGACTATATTTACATTATCATTTTTATTGGATTTATTATTGCTTTTGTAACAAAATCAGAAAAAATAAAAAGTATCGGACAGACCATCTTTGCGTTCGGACTTCTTTTCCTCGGAATTGAAACCATGGGAGATGTTATGAAACCACTGGCTTCCAGTCAGGTCTTTACAGACCTGATCGGAAAAGTCGCACATATTCCGGTTTTAGGTGTCGGGGTTGGGACACTGATGACTCTGGTGGTACAGAGCAGCAGTGCAACCATCGCAGTCCTTCAGAATTTTGCTGCACAGCCGGGGGCGGACGGAATGACAAGTATTCTTGGCCTTGCCGGTGCAATCCCGATCCTGCTCGGTGATAACATCGGAACTACGATCACGGCACTTCTTGCAAGTATCGGACAGAGCAAAGATGCAAAAAGAACAGCAGTAGCTCATTGTATTTTTAATATTTCAGGCTGCTTTCTTTTTATCTGGTTTGTAAAGCCATTTGCAGCACTGATCCAGTATATTTCTCCAAAAGGACCTGAGATTGAAGTGATCTCCAGACAGATCGCAAATGCACATACTGTATTTAACATTACCATGACGCTGATCTGGGTCTGCCTGATCAATGTAATGGTCAAGATCGTTATGATGCTGATTCCTGACGGAAAAAGCAAAGAGATCGATCCTGCCCGCCCATTATACCTGGATGAAAAGATCATCAGCCAGCCGATAGCTGCACTGCAACTGGTTGCAAAAGAGATTCTTCATTTAAGCGATATGGTGAAAGAAGCAGTGAAAGATACGATTTCCATTGTAAAGACGGAAGAGACCAGCCGTATGAATGCACTTACAGAAAAAGGGCATCAGATCCAGACACTGGCAGACCGGATCACAGAATATCTTGCCCTGCTCTTTTCTTCAGGAACCATGACGGAGCAGCAGGCGTCTCAGACTGCCAGTCTGATGTATGTTTTAAGTGATGTAGAGCGTATAGGAACCTTAAGTGTTGAGATTGCCGGATGTATACAGGAAAAGGCAGATCATCAATATAAATATACAGAAGAGGCAATGGATGAGCTGCAAAAGAGTCTGAAAACCCTTGAAAAGATGTTTGATGATTCGATGAAAGCATTGCAGAACCGTGACTCTGTGCAGGTCGAAAAGTTGATCAAGCGGAAGGATAAGATCATTGATCTGGATATTAAAATGCGAAAGGCTCATATCCAGCGTGTAAATAAAGGAAAATGTAAATCGAGTATGACAGCACCATTTACTAATATTCTTCATCTGATCGACCGTATGGGCAACAGTTGCGTAAATCTTGCGGATGTGGCAACGAATGAGATCAGCCTCGAGTATTTTATGGTGCAGCATTAG